The genomic region GCGGCTGGCCTCGATGACGGAGCGCAACCGGTATATCCGGGTGATCTCGTTGTTGATGAAGACAAGACGGCTGTCGCGAACGCCGTGCGACGTTTTTCAAACAGCGCGTCGATATCGGCGGATATTGCGTTGCGGCTGCGGCATCAGCCGGATGAGACTGTTGCCATGACCGTGGCCGGGGCACCGGGACTGGGAGAAGCCGCTGTGCTGCTCAGCCTCAAGGACAATAGCGAAGACGAAAAGCTCAAACGCCAGGTCGCCCAGGCCACCAAGATGCAGGCTGTGGGGCAGCTCGCGGGTGGCGTTGCCCATGATTTCAACAATATCCTGACGGCTATTATTGGCCATTGCGACCTGATGCTGCTCCGGCACACGCCTGGAGATAGCGACTATGACGATATCCAGCAGGTCAAATCGAACTCCAATCGCGCGGCCGGACTCACGCGGCAGTTGCTCGCATTCTCGCGCCAACAAACCTTGCGGCCGCAGATCCTGCAGCTGCCGGACGTGGTCTCGGAAGTGTCCAATCTGATGAAGCGGCTGCTCGGCGAAACCGTTTCGCTTGAAATCCGGCATGGCCGCAATCTTGGCGCGGTGCGCGCCGATCCGGGCCAGCTGGAGCAGGTGATCGTCAATCTCGCGGTGAATGCGCGGGACGCGATCCAGTCCCGCACCGATAGTGACGGACGCGGTACGCTCACTTTGGAGACATTCTCGGTCTCACCGGCAGAAGTAGACGCGCTCGGCCATGATATCATGCCATCCAGCGATTATACGGCGTTTCGGCTCACCGACACCGGCATCGGCATTCCGCCGGACACTTTGGGCAAGATCTTTGAGCCTTTCTACACGACCAAGGAAGTCGGCAAGGGCACCGGGCTGGGCCTTTCAACAGTCTATGGGATCGTCAAGCAATCGGGCGGCTATATCTTCGCCGACTCCGAAGTGGGGCAGGGGACAGCCTTCACCATCTATCTGCCCGTCCATCGCGGCGAAACCGATAGCCAACCAGGCGCAACAGCCTCTACCGCACCCGCTGAAGCACCTCCGCCAACCGCCGAACCAGAAGCCGCGCCGCCAACCCAGGAAAGCTGGGGCAGTGGCACGATCCTTGTCGTGGAAGACGAAGACATGGTGCGCGCGGTTGCCGAGCGTGCGCTGAGCCGACAGGGCTATACGGTCGTGACGGCCGAGGACGGGGAGATTGCGCTCGAGATCATCGCGGAACGCCGGGATTTCGACATGATCCTCTCCGATGTGGTGATGCCGGGCATGGATGGCCCGGCAATGGCCAAGGAAGTGCGCAAGGACCTTCCCGATATTCCGATCCTTTTCATGTCCGGCTATGCCGAGGAGCAGCTGCGCAAATCGATCGATATCGAGCAAGTGCATTTCCTGCCCAAACCATTTTCCGTCCAGCAACTTGGCGACGCAGTCGCAGGGATTTTGCAGGACAGGAATGGGGGCAGCTAGATGCGGATATCGCAGATACCAGCATGGCTGGTCACCTGTGATATGCTCGCGCAATGAGCAAAGCCCGCATCCTGATTGCCGAAGACGAGGCCCTGATCGCAATGATGCTGGAAGACTTTGTCGACGCGCTCGACTGCGAAGTCTCCGCAACTGTCGATACGGTAGACGCCGCGCTTGAGATGATTTCTCCATCTGCATTTGACGCGGCGATCCTTGATGTGAACCTCAAAGATGGCGAGCCGAGCTGGCCGATAGCCGATGCGCTTGACGCAGCAGGGATTCCCTTTGTCTTCACGAGTGGTGGAGATCGTGACCAACCCCCACAGAAGCACCGAAAAAAGCTATTCCTCACCAAACCTTTCTCATTGGAAAAGCTAGAAAAAGCACTTCATATCACGCTTGCAAACTAATTTATGTTCCCTACTTGTTCTTTGAGAACAAAGCATATACAAAGATCCGGCGTTGAACGAGCGGCGCGGAGCTTCTAGGAGGGACATAGACAATGGCAGCCCATCTCAAAGTCATCGATTCCAACGGAAAAAAGGACGATATGGACAGGCAAAAGGCGCTCGACGCCGCACTCGCGCAGATTGACCGGGCCTTTGGCAAGGGATCAGCGATGAAATTGGGATCGCGCGAAGCGATCGAAATCGATTCGGTATCAACCGGATCGCTGGGTCTCGACATTGCGCTCGGCATTGGCGGTTTGCCCAAAGGCCGGATCATCGAGATTTACGGGCCGGAAAGCTCAGGCAAGACGACCCTGGCACTGCACACGATTGCCGAGGCGCAAAAGATTGGGGGCACGGCAGCCTTTATCGATGCCGAGCATGCGCTTGATCCAGGTTATGCGAAGAAGC from Parasphingopyxis sp. CP4 harbors:
- a CDS encoding response regulator, translated to MSKARILIAEDEALIAMMLEDFVDALDCEVSATVDTVDAALEMISPSAFDAAILDVNLKDGEPSWPIADALDAAGIPFVFTSGGDRDQPPQKHRKKLFLTKPFSLEKLEKALHITLAN
- a CDS encoding response regulator, with amino-acid sequence MASIVPESRDRNPAIYHFADRAVIIAVIALGIASAILLMVLLESPLFAAGFATFFACGLGIAFIASRRRALPATAKTGPDRALLRVAIDGASEPVAVTDRDGTLVVANSAFEKDFRQIPTPPAMPFSDEGIDRLTNAGRTAWRDGRGNAAALKTPQGHYDALVERGGEQGDFLIWRFLPTQGVDMVGEARRLLEGQSGSALGMAGVMGVLVDGKGRMIAANPVFRHRALGSQQEKLRGQQLTELLDADEDDALRLTREGESGGPLRIIQVPLTAGAETGGPIVFFFLDEIAGAGRATNSSDIHALLGLLPLGLALAERDGRFLYMNDAFRRAAGLDDGAQPVYPGDLVVDEDKTAVANAVRRFSNSASISADIALRLRHQPDETVAMTVAGAPGLGEAAVLLSLKDNSEDEKLKRQVAQATKMQAVGQLAGGVAHDFNNILTAIIGHCDLMLLRHTPGDSDYDDIQQVKSNSNRAAGLTRQLLAFSRQQTLRPQILQLPDVVSEVSNLMKRLLGETVSLEIRHGRNLGAVRADPGQLEQVIVNLAVNARDAIQSRTDSDGRGTLTLETFSVSPAEVDALGHDIMPSSDYTAFRLTDTGIGIPPDTLGKIFEPFYTTKEVGKGTGLGLSTVYGIVKQSGGYIFADSEVGQGTAFTIYLPVHRGETDSQPGATASTAPAEAPPPTAEPEAAPPTQESWGSGTILVVEDEDMVRAVAERALSRQGYTVVTAEDGEIALEIIAERRDFDMILSDVVMPGMDGPAMAKEVRKDLPDIPILFMSGYAEEQLRKSIDIEQVHFLPKPFSVQQLGDAVAGILQDRNGGS